In Deltaproteobacteria bacterium, the DNA window CATATTCTACTCCCTCCTTTATTCGATCACGCCTAAGATATCGTCTTCTCGCATCATTAAATACTCTTCGCCTTCGATTTTGATCTCGGTTCCGGAATATTTCCCAAATAGAATCTTGTCCCCGACCTTGACATCCAGGGTAAGCTTGGTCCCGTTTTCCAAGACTTTCCCAGGACCTGCGGCAATGACTTTGCCTTCCTGGGGCTTTTCCTTGGCAGTATCCGGGATAATAATCCCCCCTTTGGTTACTTCTTCTTCTTGGATCCTCTGGACAATTACTCGATCATGTAATGGCCTGATTTTCATAAATTCACTCTCCTTCCTAAAAATTATGGGTCTTGTTAGCACTCCCTTTTGGTCAGTGCTAATATAAGTTCAAAGGTTCTTAAATTCAAGTCTAAAATAAAAAAAATTATAGAATCGCGAAAAGGTTTCTGGATGACTGTGCAAAAAGGCAAAAAAAGAACTTTTATTGGTCGATCTAAGGAGTTACGGCTGTCTTTTCTTTGCCCTGGCTTTCTGGTATAATAGTTTTTCAAATATCTTAATACGAAAATAGCTCAAAGCCGAAAGCTCAAAGCAAACCAAAAACAATTAAATCGACGCATGACGAAGCATGAAAAAGGATTCAAGGGGTCCAGGGGCCAAGGGTCCAAGTGAAAGGCGTGGAATTTAAAACCTTGAACCCTGGAATCCTTGAACCCTATTTTAGTACTAAGGAGATTATGAACATCAGAGAGCAATTAGAAGCTATTGAGGAAACAACCCTTTCCCCTTACGCCACTAAAAGCGCCAAAAGTATGGGGCGGACCCTCCATGGCGATGAACCGGATGCCTTCAGGACCGCTTTTCAGCGAGACCGGGACCGAATACTTTATTCCAAGGCCTTTAAAGATCTCCAATATAAAACCCAGGTTTTTCTGATCAGCGAAGGAGATTTTTATCGAACCCGGTTGACCCATACCCTCGAAGTGGCCCAGCATGCCCGAACTCTGGCCAGGGCCCTTCGGTTAAATGAGGATTTATGCGAGGCCATTGCCTATGCCCATGACCTGGGCCATGCCCCTTTCGGACACACGGGAGAAATAATCTTAAACGAGATTCTGAAGAAGGAGGGGGGGTTTGAACATAATCTCCAGAGCCTGCGAGTCGTTGATCTTTTGGAAAAACGATATAAGGCTTATGACGGGCTGAATCTATGTTTTGAAACCCGGGAAGGTATTGCCCGGCACACGACCCTCTATGATCATCCCATCGTTCCAGCGGAATTCAAAAACACGCCCTCCCCGACCCTGGAGGCCCAAATAGTCAATATTGCCGATCCCTTGGCCTACTGTGCCCATGACCTGGAAGATGCCTTGAATGCCGGCTTTCTGTCCATGAACGATATCCCTCAAATGGAAAACCCCCTGGTCGCTCGGGTTTTAAGAAAGTGTGGAGATCGATATCCCGGCTTCGATGATGGGGATACCATCATTCGGGCCCGATTATTGGTCCGGACCTTGATCGAGGAAACCAACATCATGGTCATCGAACAAACGCATAAAAATTTGCGGCGCCTGAAAATCCATACCCTTCAAGAGGTTCGAAAAGCCCGGATCCCCATTGTGACTGCCCCTGACAAGGATTGGGAAGATTTTAATCAATTGAAAAATTTTCTTTTTGAAAATGTCTATAAACGTCCCCAGGTCTGCATTATGAATGAAAAAGGGAGACTGATTATTTCGGGGTTGTTTCATCACTTAGAAAAAAATCCGGACATGTTGCCCAGATTCTATAAATTTCGGTTCGGTCAGGCCGAAAATAAAAAGGCCGGACGTCGGGTACTGGCGGACTACCTGTCAGGCATGACAGACCGCTATGCCATGGACCTCTATCAGATGATGTTCGAACCCTATGAAAAAGTCATGTTTGGTTTCAGGGAATAGAGGAATAAATCTTTATGGTTTGGCCTGGTTGGGGTTTGTTTTTTGAGGAGAGCCGGTTCCAGTGCCTGATATCTTCGGGTTGCACATGGAATTGTTGGGCAATCGAATTGAAGGTGTCCCCTTTTTTTATCTTATAGGTTGTCGCTTTGGGGGCAGCCTTTTTAACTCCATGGGTTTCCGGTTTTTTTGCCAGGACCGTTAGTTGTTCCTTTAGGGCCGTTGCCTGTTCCTGCAGGGCCTTTACCTGCCCCTCTAAACCCTTCTGCCCTTCCTGTAAGGATTGGATTTCATTTTTCAAAGGGCTTGATTCCCCCTTCAATTTCTGTACCTCTTCTTTGAGGGCTTTGAATTCAGGGGATTCCGATTGTTTTTGGGTTGGAATGAATCCCGGCGGCAGGACCATCCAAAGGCCCAAAGCCAGAACCACCAGTCCGACCAGGATTATCGGGATAAAAAGCCATTTTTTTGCAGAGGCCGGATGGGTCCTTCCCTGGTATCCTGAAGAGGATGAACACTCATCCGGTTCATGGGCGACCTCGACTTTCGGTTCTTTTCTTTCTTCCAAATCATCTACCATATTAAACCTCAAAATCAACCTGGATTTTAAAAATCTTTTCTGCGGGAAGGCTGATCAATTCCTTGATCCCGGTCCGGCGTTTAATGGTTTTAAGGGCCGATTCGATTATTTCCTGAGACTCGGCGATAAAAGTAAACCAGATATTATAATCGCCCTCCCTTTCATAATTATGGGTGACCCCGGCATATCGATTAACCTCTTCAATAAAACCGGGCAGTTTATCCATCGGAACCCGTGCGGCACAAAGGGTGCTGGTAAAGCCCAGTTTGCGGGAGTTAAAATTTGCCCCGATGCGCCTGATTATTCCTCCCCGGCTCATGCGCTCCACCCTGGAGATGACCTCTTTTTCTTTAAGTCCAAGCCGCTCGGAAACCTCCCGATAGGGTCTGGTCTTGAGAGGGAAATGAGACTGAATTTCATTCAGGATGGCCCGATCGAGCCGATCGAGCCTGTAAGGCGGGTCTTTTATAGGGGATTCTTTTTTTTTGCGTTTATCCATAGCCTATTGCCCATAGCCCATTGCCTGCTTTTTCGGCTGATAAGTACAAAGCGGTTCTTCGGTCAAATAATTTCCGGTGGCTTCAAAGGCGCGGGCCCGGCAACCGCCGCAAACCCGAAAATATTCACAGTGACCGCACTTGCCTGAATATTGGGACCGGTCCCTGATGGCCGAAAAGACCGGAGAGGATTCCCAGATCTCCTTAAAGGTCTTTTTTCTAATATTTCCGGCATCGACTTCCAGGTAGCCACAGGGCTGGACTTGCCCTCGATGGGAGATAAAAGAAAACCCGGTTCCTCCCAGACAGCCCCGGGTGACAGCATCCAATCCGTGGGACTCAAAAGTGATTTTTCTCCCTTCCTGGTGGGCCGTCTCTCTGAGGATCCGGTAATAATGAGGGGCGCAAGTGGCCTTTATGGAGAGGGGAATCTCTTCCCTTCTCTTAACCAGCCAGGTCAAGGTATCTTCATAATCCTTGGCCGAAATAGTCTGGTCGGATAGGGCCCTGCCCCGACCGGTCGGGACCAGCATAAAAATATGATGGGCTACGGCCCCCAATTCAAGGACTTTTTCCTGGATCCGGGCCAGGTCCTGAAGATTATGCCGGGTTACGGTGGTATTGATCTGAAATTCCAAACCAACGGATTTGGCTGCTTCTATTCCTTTGAGAATGCCATCATAGGCCCCTTTTACCTGCCGAAAAAAGTCGTGGCTTTCGGCCGTGGCCCCATCCATACTGATGCTGATCCGCTGAATGCCCGATTCTTTCAATTTTCGGGCATTTTTAAGATCCAGCAAGGTGGCGTTGACGGCCATGACCATGCGCAGTCCCAGGGAATGGCCATGCCGGGCCAATTCAAAGATATCCGGCCGGAGCAAGGGTTCTCCGCCGGTCAAAATAACCACCGGCTGTCCGACCTCCCGGATTTGATTCAGGAGTAAAAGGCCTTCGGCCGTAGTCAATTCATCGGGATAGGTGCCCATTTCGGCCGAGGCCCGGCAATGAAGGCAAGACAGATTGCATTGCCGGGTCACCTCCCAGGCCACCAGACGGATTTCCGGGATTGATGGAAGAGACCCGGTTGCTTTTTCCACCTGAGGATTTATGGAATGTTTATGGCCTTTCATAAAATGTCCTCATGATCGGGCCTGGTGCAAAAGGGCCGCTGCCTGCTTGGCAAAATAGGTCAGGATCAGGTCGGCCCCGGCCCTCCGAATGGAGGTCAGGCTCTCCAGGATCACCTTGTCTTCATCCAGCCAGCCCTGTTGGGAAGCCGCCTTGATCATGGCATATTCGCCGCTTACACTATAAGCAGCCACCGGCAGGTCGAATTCATCCCGCACCCGGCAGATCACATCCAGGTAGGGCAAGGCCGGTTTGACCATAATGATATCCGCCCCTTCCTCAACATCCAGATTTACTTCACGAAGGGCTTCCCGAACATTGGCCGGATCCATTTGATAGGTCTTTCGATCTCCAAATTTAGGGGCCGATTCGGCGGCTTCCCGGAAAGGACCATAATAGGCCGAGGCGTATTTGGCCGAGTAGGCCATAATAGGTATATGCTCAAAGCCGTTTTCATCCAAAGCCTGTCGGATCTCAGCCACCCGGCCGTCCATCATATCGCTTGGAGCGACCATATCGGCCCCGGCCTTGGCCTGGGCCAGGGCGGTTCGGGCCAAAAGCTCTAAGGTGGCATCGTTATCGACATCCCGCCCCTGGATTATTCCACAATGTCCATGGCTCATGTATTCGCATAGACAAACATCGCCGATGACAATCAAATCAGGTACTTTTTCTTTTAAGGCTTTCATGGCCCGCTGGATAATCCCGTTGGGATCATAAGCCCCGGAGGCCTTTTCATCTTTTTTGTCGGGGATCCCAAAAAGGATGACCGCCGGTATCTTGAGGGCCCGAACTTCCAGGGCCTCTTTGATGAGTTCGTCTATGGAAAGTTGAAAAATTCCGGGCATGGAAGAGATCGGTCGCCGGATCCCTTTGCCGAAAACTACGAACATGGGATAGATCAGGTCATTAACCGAAAGCGAAGTCTCCCGGATCATTCTTCTAAAGGATTCATTTTGGCGCAGTCTCCTTGGCCGATAGTCTGGGAAAAGCATGGGTCACTCCTAATAATTTGGTTTTTAAGGATATATTAAGCCCTCATGCCCCTTTGGGGCGCCACGAAACATGAACATGCGAATATCGAATATCGAATAATGAATGTCGAAGTAAGGTTGGTTTTGAACCCGTAACCCGCAACTCGTAACCCGTAACTCTATTTTCGTACTAAGCGCTCATGCCCGGGTCGGGCACTACGAAGAATGAAAATGTCTTTCGCCGACCCCCGATCCCTGACCCCCGATCCCTGAACGTTATTTTCGTATTAAATATAATACCCTTATAATTTCAGACCTTCGGCGATTTCTTTTAGAGCCGGGAAACTCCGGATGGTTATTATTTCTTTATTAATATCGATTATATCTTTCTGTTTCATCTTGGTCAGGGTTCGAGAAAGGGTTTCCCCAATGGTTCCCAGGCGACTGGCCAGCAAGCTTTTTTTAGTTTTCAGGTGAATCTTCAGACCATCGGTTGGTATGTTGGAAATATTTTGGGCCTCTTCCAGGAGAAAACGGGCCAGCCGGGCAGAGACTTCTTTTAACGAAAGGTCTTCCACTTGTTGGGCCAGTTGTCTTAATAATAAAGAAAGACCGGTCATCATATTCAGGGCTAATTGGGGGCTCTCCTGGATCAGAGCCAGGAAATCCGATTTTTTCAGGTAATAGAGCCGACTGTCCTCCAAGCCCTCGGCTGAGGCCGGATAAGTTTTTCCTGAAAAGACGGCGGCTTCGGCGATGGTCTCTCCCGGTCCCACGATTCGCATAACATATTCCTGACCTTGAGGAGACATCCGGTATATCTTGATCTTGCCGTGGGCGACCAGGTAAAACCCATGGGCGCCATCGCCTTGTGAGAAAAGAATTTCCCCTTTTTTAATGGTCTGAAGAACGGTAATTCCTTTGACCTTGTGTATCCCGGCCTCATCCAGACCGCTAAACAAGGGATTCCTTTTTAACAATTCCACTATGCTGCCATCCCGTTCCCCATTTTTTCAGAGCCTATTTTTATAAATAATATAAATTTATTTAACTTTAGTCAATGGACTATTAAGATCGGCTGGTCTCCTGGTAGAAAAAATGTTTTTTGCCCCCCCTAAAATACAGTTAAATTTCCGTTAATTTAAAGTATCCCCATTATTTATTCTCAGGTCATTTTTTTAGATAATGAACCAAAAATGGGAATGATCCCAAAGCGGTCAAATTCTAACGGGAAGGTGAAAATGGCGCATAATAATAATTTTGCAGAGTATTGGTTGTCGGCAAACAGGCAGGAAACCATTGATTGCCCTTATCAGCCTGGAAATTTAAGGATCTCGAAAAATGCTTGTCTAAAACGGTATAAGGCTTCAGAAAAGGCGAAATTGGAAATGATCAACCATGTCGATCTTTTTACTTATACGGTTGGACAGGGGCTTTTGCGATGCAAGACGTGTCCAATTGTGAAAGCGTTGCCGGATCGACAACCGGCAGGGATATTAAGCCATAGCACCAGGATGTAGGTTTCCTGGCGATTGTTTTTATGAGGCATAACAGGACAGCGATCGGCTTTCCGGCAGGACTGCTGGTGGGCTTTGCGGCGGGTTTTTTAGCCACACTGATTTTCCACCAACTGATGCTGACGGTGCTGTGGTCCATAGGCCTGGCGCCGTCCGGGCCTTTCTCTATGAAAGCCACCCAACCCTTCGGGGTACCTGCCGTCCTCTCGCTGGCTTTCTGGGGCGGGATGTGGGGTATTCTATTGGCGCTGATCCAGGGCCGCTTTCCGCAAGACGGTTACTGGATAAGTACTTTTCTGTTTGGCGCCATCCTGCCTTCCCTGGTCGCCCTTTTGGTGGTGTTGCCGTTGAAGGGCCGACCCATAGGAGGGGGCTGGCCCCCGCCTCTATTGCTGACCGTATTTCTAAACAACGGCGCCTGGGGTATCGGCACCGGCCTGATTCTTAAAGCCCTGTCGGGACGTTTCAGGACGTCGCGATGAACTCTTCTGAAATAGCGATACCGGATACTGGATAATTCACATAACCACCATATTTCAAATAGCTTCGGTTAGGGCTTTATTCCCACCATTCCACCTATAGAACTCCAATCGTAGTTTCTTTTTTTTTGCCGGGGATCACCTGAGGCGAATAAAACTTGACCTCCTTCTCTTAATTTTTTATTCTTTTTGTTCTCAATCCAGTTTAATAAAATATCAGCCCGGAAGGATGCCGAGGAAAGGTCAATGTCTATTACGTCCATTGTGGTATTGTTCGGAGGGGGGATTGTTGTCGGGCTCTTCCTGCCCCTTTTGTCGAGGCTTCTTAACTTTCGATTCATCACCGACTTGTCTTTACCGCTCAGGAGTTGGCTGGCCAATCTGTTTTCCGGGATAGGCCGCCTTTTCCGGAAGCGGGGCCAATCACGGGAGGTAATCCCTGATCGGAAAGGGGTAGCCGCTCCGCGGATGGATCCCCGGGAGCAACAACTCAGTGATTCGGCCCAGGTGATCCGGGCCATTTTGCTCAATTTAGCCGGTCTTATCCAACGGGCCGACCAGGCCGCCCAAACTTCCTCAACGACCCTGGGAGGGGTTCGGACCACTATTGAAGACATGCGACTTCCCCCGGACCTAAGCGAGGTCCATGATCGTCTTCTGATCGAAATCGACCGCATGATTTCCAGTAACACGACCCTTAAAACGGAATTGGCCCGCTCCAAGGATAACCTGGAGGCACAACGTCGGCAGATCGAGAATTTAAAGACCGCAACCCGTATCGACGGTCTGACCCAACTGGCTAACCGGGCCTATTTCGACGAGAAGCTGGCCGAGTTGATTCTTTTACAAAAGCGTTACCAGGATCCGTTCTCGCTGATGATGATTGACGTGGATAACTTTAAACCCATCAACGATACTCA includes these proteins:
- the groES gene encoding co-chaperone GroES, encoding MKIRPLHDRVIVQRIQEEEVTKGGIIIPDTAKEKPQEGKVIAAGPGKVLENGTKLTLDVKVGDKILFGKYSGTEIKIEGEEYLMMREDDILGVIE
- a CDS encoding deoxyguanosinetriphosphate triphosphohydrolase, with amino-acid sequence MNIREQLEAIEETTLSPYATKSAKSMGRTLHGDEPDAFRTAFQRDRDRILYSKAFKDLQYKTQVFLISEGDFYRTRLTHTLEVAQHARTLARALRLNEDLCEAIAYAHDLGHAPFGHTGEIILNEILKKEGGFEHNLQSLRVVDLLEKRYKAYDGLNLCFETREGIARHTTLYDHPIVPAEFKNTPSPTLEAQIVNIADPLAYCAHDLEDALNAGFLSMNDIPQMENPLVARVLRKCGDRYPGFDDGDTIIRARLLVRTLIEETNIMVIEQTHKNLRRLKIHTLQEVRKARIPIVTAPDKDWEDFNQLKNFLFENVYKRPQVCIMNEKGRLIISGLFHHLEKNPDMLPRFYKFRFGQAENKKAGRRVLADYLSGMTDRYAMDLYQMMFEPYEKVMFGFRE
- a CDS encoding LysM peptidoglycan-binding domain-containing protein; amino-acid sequence: MVDDLEERKEPKVEVAHEPDECSSSSGYQGRTHPASAKKWLFIPIILVGLVVLALGLWMVLPPGFIPTQKQSESPEFKALKEEVQKLKGESSPLKNEIQSLQEGQKGLEGQVKALQEQATALKEQLTVLAKKPETHGVKKAAPKATTYKIKKGDTFNSIAQQFHVQPEDIRHWNRLSSKNKPQPGQTIKIYSSIP
- a CDS encoding Lrp/AsnC family transcriptional regulator, with protein sequence MDKRKKKESPIKDPPYRLDRLDRAILNEIQSHFPLKTRPYREVSERLGLKEKEVISRVERMSRGGIIRRIGANFNSRKLGFTSTLCAARVPMDKLPGFIEEVNRYAGVTHNYEREGDYNIWFTFIAESQEIIESALKTIKRRTGIKELISLPAEKIFKIQVDFEV
- the ahbD gene encoding heme b synthase is translated as MKGHKHSINPQVEKATGSLPSIPEIRLVAWEVTRQCNLSCLHCRASAEMGTYPDELTTAEGLLLLNQIREVGQPVVILTGGEPLLRPDIFELARHGHSLGLRMVMAVNATLLDLKNARKLKESGIQRISISMDGATAESHDFFRQVKGAYDGILKGIEAAKSVGLEFQINTTVTRHNLQDLARIQEKVLELGAVAHHIFMLVPTGRGRALSDQTISAKDYEDTLTWLVKRREEIPLSIKATCAPHYYRILRETAHQEGRKITFESHGLDAVTRGCLGGTGFSFISHRGQVQPCGYLEVDAGNIRKKTFKEIWESSPVFSAIRDRSQYSGKCGHCEYFRVCGGCRARAFEATGNYLTEEPLCTYQPKKQAMGYGQ
- the hemB gene encoding porphobilinogen synthase, whose amino-acid sequence is MLFPDYRPRRLRQNESFRRMIRETSLSVNDLIYPMFVVFGKGIRRPISSMPGIFQLSIDELIKEALEVRALKIPAVILFGIPDKKDEKASGAYDPNGIIQRAMKALKEKVPDLIVIGDVCLCEYMSHGHCGIIQGRDVDNDATLELLARTALAQAKAGADMVAPSDMMDGRVAEIRQALDENGFEHIPIMAYSAKYASAYYGPFREAAESAPKFGDRKTYQMDPANVREALREVNLDVEEGADIIMVKPALPYLDVICRVRDEFDLPVAAYSVSGEYAMIKAASQQGWLDEDKVILESLTSIRRAGADLILTYFAKQAAALLHQARS
- a CDS encoding Crp/Fnr family transcriptional regulator, encoding MELLKRNPLFSGLDEAGIHKVKGITVLQTIKKGEILFSQGDGAHGFYLVAHGKIKIYRMSPQGQEYVMRIVGPGETIAEAAVFSGKTYPASAEGLEDSRLYYLKKSDFLALIQESPQLALNMMTGLSLLLRQLAQQVEDLSLKEVSARLARFLLEEAQNISNIPTDGLKIHLKTKKSLLASRLGTIGETLSRTLTKMKQKDIIDINKEIITIRSFPALKEIAEGLKL
- a CDS encoding GGDEF domain-containing protein, giving the protein MSITSIVVLFGGGIVVGLFLPLLSRLLNFRFITDLSLPLRSWLANLFSGIGRLFRKRGQSREVIPDRKGVAAPRMDPREQQLSDSAQVIRAILLNLAGLIQRADQAAQTSSTTLGGVRTTIEDMRLPPDLSEVHDRLLIEIDRMISSNTTLKTELARSKDNLEAQRRQIENLKTATRIDGLTQLANRAYFDEKLAELILLQKRYQDPFSLMMIDVDNFKPINDTHGHQAGDRILKGVAFKLKSTIRESDFLARYGGDEFALVLIKVLGQEAVELGWKLCRVLEESRFLLDGKDFTVTISVGAAEALAGDTPETLTRRADQALYQAKQEGRNRASLAQSPKTAGSPGKSKAH